The Triticum aestivum cultivar Chinese Spring chromosome 3A, IWGSC CS RefSeq v2.1, whole genome shotgun sequence genome includes a region encoding these proteins:
- the LOC123061830 gene encoding LEAF RUST 10 DISEASE-RESISTANCEUS RECEPTOR-LIKE PROTEIN KINASE-like 1.2 isoform X1, whose protein sequence is MSPLHRHRLGRVIVVLLVVLLAAASHGGPADRPTCQLEPLTCGDLTVRYPFRLYNGTEDAVPAYGGPQSSSYCGYPGLGIVCDDDKPTLLLGGHDYTVSGINYTSLTVSLADADALDDGTSCPMVDHNVTVPKQFHLPTSTVAYLFFFLNCTFPPEADFPPNPKPLRKPPSIKPVTCGSSGEEPATMSFVLPEREIPPKDWWQACRSVYAAPVLKDALPADAKDPGWREDGYAKALRGGFQVGWDRSSGPCDPCEQSGGKCGYNRTAGFLGCFCANGALVVGSAAGCSKISDTTAPLPGSNKKKNVTIAGVVVGVGGALLVAAVMVFLFIRKRRQRKVVNSSSKLLKYRYSGSGGTPTRSRGGDMESGSSQDMGNRFSYEELEEATDSFNENRELGDGGFGTVYKGYLGDGRVVAVKRLYNNSYRRVEQFVNEAAILARLRHPNLVMFYGCTSKESRELLLVYEFVQNGTVADHLHGPRAAERALPWPLRLSIAVESAAALTYLHAIEPPIVHRDVKTNNILLDTDFHVKVADFGLSRLFPLDATHVSTAPQGTPGYVDPEYHQCYQLTDKSDVYSFGVVLVELISSKPAVDITRQRNEINLAGMAISKIQKCRLEELVDVELGYESDPAARKMMTMVAELAFRCLQQNGEMRPPIREVLDVLRAIQDDCLGHKDGGGKGKKDFAEPFSPNTVHAPWDSRNTTPNTSQ, encoded by the exons ATGTCTCccctccaccgccaccgcctcggccgtgtcatcgtcgtcctgctcgtcgtcctcctcgccgccgcttCCCATGGCGGTCCAGCCGACCGCCCGACGTGCCAGCTCGAGCCTCTCACCTGCGGCGATCTCACTGTCCGCTACCCGTTCCGTCTCTACAACGGGACGGAGGACGCAGTGCCGGCGTACGGCGGGCCGCAGTCGTCGTCGTACTGCGGCTACCCCGGCCTGGGCATCGTCTGTGACGACGACAAGCCCACCCTCCTCCTCGGGGGCCACGACTACACGGTGTCGGGCATCAACTACACCAGCCTCACCGTCTCCctcgccgacgccgacgccctcGACGATGGCACCAGCTGTCCCATGGTCGATCACAACGTGACCGTCCCGAAGCAGTTCCATCTGCCCACCTCCACCGTCgcctacctcttcttcttcctcaactgcACCTTCCCGCCGGAAGCCGATTTCCCTCCCAATCCCAAGCCATTGCGCAAGCCGCCGAGCATCAAGCCGGTCACCTGCGGGAGCTCCGGAGAAGAGCCTGCCACCATGTCCTTCGTGCTGCCGGAGCGCGAGATCCCTCCCAAGGACTGGTGGCAGGCGTGCCGGTCAGTCTACGCAGCGCCCGTGCTCAAGGACGCCCTCCCGGCCGACGCAAAGGACCCCGGGTGGAGGGAGGACGGGTACGCGAAGGCTCTCCGCGGCGGGTTCCAGGTGGGCTGGGACCGGAGCTCCGGCCCGTGCGACCCGTGCGAGCAATCCGGCGGCAAGTGCGGGTACAACCGCACCGCGGGCTTCCTGGGCTGCTTCTGCGCCAACGGCGCCCTGGTAGTTGGCAGCGCCGCCGGCTGCAGCAAGATATCTGACACCACCGCGCCATTGCCCG GTTCGAACAAGAAAAAGAATGTCACTATAGCAG GTGTGGTGGTCGGTGTCGGAGGTGCATTGCTTGTTGCTGCTGTCATGGTCTTTCTGTTCATTCGCAAGAGAAGGCAGAGGAAGGTGGTGAACTCGTCTTCGAAGCTCCTCAAGTACAGGTACAGCGGCTCGGGCGGGACCCCGACGCGCTCCAGGGGCGGCGACATGGAGTCCGGCAGCTCCCAGGACATGGGCAACCGGTTCAGCTACGAGGAGCTCGAGGAGGCCACCGATTCCTTCAACGAGAACAgagagctcggcgacggcggcttCGGCACCGTCTACAAAG GTTACCTTGGGGACGGGCGGGTGGTGGCGGTGAAGCGGCTGTACAACAACAGCTACCGGCGCGTGGAGCAGTTCGTGAACGAGGCGGCGATCCTGGCCCGGCTGCGGCACCCGAACCTGGTCATGTTCTACGGGTGCACCTCCAAGGAGAGCCGCGAGCTGCTCCTGGTCTACGAGTTCGTCCAGAACGGCACGGTGGCCGACCACCTGCACGGGCCCCGCGCGGCGGAGCGCGCCCTGCCGTGGCCGCTCCGGCTCAGCATCGCCGTGGAGTCCGCGGCGGCGCTGACCTACCTCCACGCCATCGAGCCGCCCATCGTGCACCGCGACGTCAAGACCAACAACATCCTCCTCGACACCGACTTCCACGTCAAGGTCGCCGACTTCGGCCTCTCCCGCCTCTTCCCGCTCGACGCCACCCACGTCTCCACCGCCCCCCAGGGCACCCCAGG GTACGTGGACCCGGAGTACCACCAGTGCTACCAGCTGACGGACAAgagcgacgtgtacagcttcggcgtgGTGCTGGTGGAGCTCATCTCGTCCAAGCCCGCCGTGGACATCACCCGGCAGAGGAACGAGATCAACCTGGCCGGCATGGCCATCAGCAAGATCCAGaagtgccggctggaggagctggtggACGTGGAGCTCGGCTACGAGTCGGACCCGGCGGCGAGGAAGATGATGACCATGGTGGCGGAGCTGGCGTTCCGGTGCCTGCAGCAGAACGGCGAGATGCGCCCGCCGATCAGGGAGGTGCTGGACGTGCTCAGGGCCATCCAGGATGACTGCCTGGGTCACAAAGACGGTGGAGGCAAAGGCAAGAAGGACTTCGCCGAGCCCTTCTCTCCCAACACGGTGCACGCTCCCTGGGACAGCAGGAACACCACCCCTAACACCAGCCAGTAG